The following proteins are co-located in the Colius striatus isolate bColStr4 chromosome 6, bColStr4.1.hap1, whole genome shotgun sequence genome:
- the PAPLN gene encoding papilin, with translation MKNFFLLLVLAVMPPSAFPGRRMKRQTDVWGSWAEWGKCSRSCGGGVSFRQRRCYSQRTEGASSCVGPARSYRSCNTQNCPEGSRDFRAEQCAEFDGTEFQGRKYKWLPYYGAPNKCELNCIPKGENFYYRHKEAVVDGTTCEPGKRDICVEGVCQAVGCDNLLESAKKEDKCLQCGGDGSTCYAVKGTFDVPSLPKGYNQIFIIPVGATSIQIREVMPSRNFLAVKNVRGEYYLNGHWTIEFSRALQVASTVLHYDRGSEGDLAPELLHARGPTTEPLVIELISQEPNPGVHYEYYLPMQGQASGYSWSYGSWSECSSECGGGFQSRLVFCTIDNEIYPDYMCRNKPQPDTSQTCGRQNCPQTKRTSYTYLPQAWSHSEAQSSQMKRWKTGEWGPCSATCGGGTQTRSVYCVAFDGQSSQGVVDNTECMAFAQQPRSSQPCNVRQCATWSTGPWSECSASCGEGVQTRTVTCRTPRGSQAQDFACLMEPKPSATQPCLKENCIQEIGWHVGDWGLCSKSCNSGIRTRQVICADGDSKVYSPDTCRAIQAQKPATLGSCNVQPCFLPQQVPSMQDTMGYDVTRQSSLTRYNPNSPDTASSDERMLPGSSTMHGTSGNHPNPSSRDGGINLLPVRWEARPGSAQLSFPQDCHRSAHGCCPDGHTPAPGPLGRACPFSTCHQSRYGCCPDGVSAAQGPNNMGCPQRYRDAQGSRSQPTVATPAASQASSQQQPPGECRSSLYGCCFDNVASASGPGGEGCLNKPSHPYPASCLLPSAHGPCTNWTTRWYFVSVVGKCNRFWYGGCHGNQNSFASEEECMRACHSSGGGSPLQHQPSPGTGALQHQHASSHSHPGAARGQQQPPPGDTASHSQEGRAHRASEPTPASHRRDSWRSEVLPRPGVLGSQPRGVQGRWGSWEEQQRSSSPQALPREDKPRHTALGAGAAGTEGFGHRVSADSFPAWALHRAILEEAKPSPVTAAVGQNIQLVCKRVMSPFSRVEWMKDGRPVSSDRHSYQPDSSLLISHLKPEDAGTYTCLTSDGRTESQQIQLQVTENQSTGERGQVLPREQQQGELPRGRQVVQAASSSSQQQVTYRLRMDKSEPSVVEANVGDRVRLPCAVEASPALTIQWQKDGQPLSSPRHRQQSDGSLVISRVSSEDGGFFTCVASNGRDQDWRQVLFRPRGELRITGLLPSTTVPEGGTAQLHCTVTGNNVNIRWSRNGVPMRADGHHIHLSQDGSLIISNVQEADEGSYTCSAYSSSNSVSASTEVKVLRSRPGATVNHVMDVSRECVDQPHLANCDLILQAQLCSNQYYSSFCCATCARHQPQPSLAPRRG, from the exons ATGAAgaacttctttcttctgctcgTGCTAGCAGTGATGCCACCTTCTGCATTTCCA GGTCGCCGGATGAAACGGCAAACTGACGTCTGGGGGAGCTGGGCTGAATGGGGCAAGTGCAGCCGGAGCTGTGGCGGCGGAGTCAGCTTTCGGCAGCGACGCTGCTATTCCCAGAG GACAGAAGGTGCTTCCAGTTGCGTTGGACCAGCTCGAAGCTATCGCTCATGCAACACTCAG AACTGCCCAGAAGGCTCTCGGGATTTCCGAGCAGAGCAATGTGCAGAGTTCGATGGGACAGAATTCCAAGGAAGGAAATACAAATGGCTTCCATATTATGGAG CACCCAATAAGTGTGAGTTAAACTGCATTCCTAAGGGAGAAAACTTCTACTATAGGCACAAGGAAGCAGTGGTTGATGGGACTACCTGTGAACCTGGCAAGAGGGACATCTGTGTAGAGGGAGTTTGTCAG GCTGTTGGCTGTGATAACCTGCTGGAATCTGCCAAGAAGGAAGACAAGTGCCTGCAGTGTGGAGGAGATGGCAGCACCTGCTATGCTGTGAAGGGCACTTTTGATGTGCCCAGCCTCCCCAAAG GTTACAATCAAATCTTCATCATCCCTGTGGGAGCCACAAGCATCCAAATTAGGGAAGTTATGCCCAGCAGGAACTTCCTGG CTGTCAAGAACGTGCGAGGGGAGTATTATCTGAACGGGCACTGGACAATCGAGTTCAGCCGTGCGCTGCAGGTGGCCAGCACCGTTCTGCACTACGACCGGGGCTCGGAGGGGGATCTGGCCCCAGAGCTCCTCCATGCCCGGGGTCCCACCACAGAACCCCTCGTCATTGAG CTCATCAGCCAGGAGCCAAACCCAGGGGTACACTACGAGTACTACCTGCCCATGCAAGGACAGGCCTCGGGGTACAGCTGGAGCTACGGTTCCTGGAGTGAGTGCAGCTCTGAGTGCGGAGGAG GTTTCCAGTCCCGTTTGGTGTTTTGTACCATAGACAATGAAATTTACCCAGACTACATGTGCAGGAATAAACCACAACCAGACACCAGCCAGACGTGTGGCCGCCAGAATTGCCCCCAGACAAAGCG GACTTCTTACACCTACCTGCCGCAAGCCTGGAGTCACAGTGAAGCACAGAGCTCTCAGATGAAGAG GTGGAAGACGGGGGAGTGGGGACCCTGCTCAGCTACCTGTGGTGGGGGCACCCAGACTCGCTCTGTTTACTGCGTGGCATTTGATGGCCAGAGCTCCCAGGGGGTGGTGGATAACACAGAGTGCATGGCCTTTGCACAGCAGCCtcgcagcagccagccctgcaaCGTCAGACAGTGTGCGACCTGGAGCACGGGGCCCTGGTCAGAG tgctcagccAGCTGTGGGGAAGGGGTGCAGACCAGGACCGTCACCTGCAGAACTCCGCGGGGCTCTCAGGCTCAGGACTTCGCTTGCCTCATGGAGCCGAAGCCATCGgccacacagccctgcctcaAGGAGAACTGCATCCAGGAAATTGGCTGGCACGTTGGAGACTGGGGCCTG TGTTCCAAGAGCTGCAACTCGGGCATCCGGACGCGCCAAGTCATCTGCGCTGACGGCGACTCCAAAGTCTACAGCCCTGACACGTGCAGAGCCATCCAGGCCCAGAAACCAGCCACCCTGGGCAGCTGCAACGTGCAGCCCTGCTTCCTGCCACAGC AGGTGCCCAGCATGCAGGACACTATGGGCTACGATGTCACTCGCCAGTCCTCTCTGACACGTTACAACCCAAACAGCCCTGACACAG CTTCCAGCGATGAAAGGATGCTCCCTGGGAGCTCCACGATGCATGGCACCTCTGGGAATCACCCCAACCCATCCAGCAGGGACGGTGGCATCAACTTGTTGCCTGTTCGCTGGGAAGCGCGGCCGGGCTCCGCTCAGCTCAGCTTCCCCCAGGACTGTCACCGGAGCGCGCACGGCTGCTGCCCCGACGGGCAcaccccagccccaggccctcTGGGCAGAGCTTGCCCCTTCAGTACCTGTCACCAAAGCAG GTATGGATGCTGCCCAGATGGAGTGTCGGCTGCTCAGGGCCCAAACAACATGGGATGCCCACAGCGTTACCGTGATGCTCAAGGGAGCAGGAGTCAGCCCACTGTGGCCACTCCAGCA GCAAGCCAAGCCtcatcccagcagcagcccccgggCGAGTGCCGCAGCTCCCTCTACGGCTGCTGCTTCGACAACGTGGCTTCAGCCTCAGGCCCCGGAGGGGAAGGGTGTCTCAACAAGCCCAGCCACC CGTATCctgcctcctgcctgctgcccagtgCCCACGGGCCCTGCACCAACTGGACCACTCGCTGGTACTTTGTGTCTGTGGTTGGCAAGTGCAACCGCTTTTGGTACGGCGGCTGTCATGGCAACCAAAACAGCTTTGCCTCAGAGGAGGAGTGCATGAGAGCCTGTCACAGCTCAGGGGGAGGCAGtcctctgcagcaccagccctcTCCTGGCACAGGAGCCCTGCAACACCAGCATGCCAGCTCCCACTCTCACCCGGGAGCTGCTcgggggcagcagcagccacctccAGGAGACACTGCAAGCCACAGCCAGGAGGGAAGAGCCCACAGGGCTTCAGAGCCCACGCCAGCCAGCCACAGGCGGGACAGCTGGAGGAGCGAGGTGCTGCCAAGGCCTGGTGTGCTGGGGAGCCAGCCAAGGGGCGTGCAGGGCAGATGGGGCTCctgggaggagcagcagaggagcagcagcccccaggcgCTGCCCCGTGAAGACAAACCGCGGCATACGGCGCTCGGAGCGGGTGCTGCCGGGACAGAGGGCTTTGGGCACCGGGTGTCTGCAGATTCATTCCCAGCCTGGGCTCTGCACAG agCAATCCTGGAAGAAGCCAAGCCCTCTCCTGTGacagcagctgtgggacagaACATCCAGCTGGTCTGCAAGAGAGTCATGTCCCCCTTCTCCAGAGTGGAGTGGATGAAGGACGGCCGGCCGGTCTCCTCCGACAG GCACAGCTACCAGCCAGACAGCTCTTTACTCATCAGCCACCTCAAGCCAGAGGACGCTGGGACTTACACCTGCCTCACTTCTGATGGGAGAACAGAGAGCCAACAGATTCAGCTGCAGGTTACAG AGAACCAGAGCACTGGTGAGAGAGGTCAGGTGCTTCCCAGggaacagcagcagggagagctgcccaGAGGCAGGCAGGTTGTGCAGGCAGCCAGCTCCTCCTCACAGCAGCAAGTCACCTACAG ATTGAGAATGGATAAGAGTGAGCCCTCAGTGGTGGAGGCCAATGTTGGGGACAGAGTCAGGCTGCCGTGTGCCGTGGAGGCATCGCCGGCGCTCACCATCCAGTGGCAGAAGGACGGGCAGCCCCTCTCCTCGCCCAG ACACAGGCAGCAGTCAGACGGGTCCCTGGTGATCAGCAGGGTGAGCTCTGAGGACGGTGGCTTCTTTACCTGCGTTGCCTCGAACGGCCGCGACCAGGACTGGCGCCAGGTCCTCTTCCGCCCCCGAG GAGAGCTGAGGATCACTGGTCTTTTGCCAAGTACAACAGTACCTGAGGGAGGGACTGCTCAGCTTCACTGTACAGTGACCGGCAACAACGTCAATATAAGGTGGTCAAG GAATGGAGTCCCCATGCGTGCAGATGGCCACCACATCCACCTGTCCCAGGACGGAAGCCTCATCATCAGCAACGTTCAAGAAGCCGACGAAGGATCCTACACCTGCAGCGcctacagcagcagcaactctGTCAGTGCCAGCACAGAGGTGAAGGTGCTGAGGAGCAGGCCTGGGG CTACTGTGAATCATGTCATGGATGTGAGCAGAGAGTGCGTGGACCAGCCCCACCTGGCCAACTGTGACCTGATCCTGCaggcccagctctgcagcaaccAGTACTACTCCAGCTTCTGCTGCGCGACCTGCGCccgccaccagccccagcccagcctggccccGCGCCGAGGGTGA